Proteins co-encoded in one Pogoniulus pusillus isolate bPogPus1 chromosome 15, bPogPus1.pri, whole genome shotgun sequence genomic window:
- the EMG1 gene encoding ribosomal RNA small subunit methyltransferase NEP1: MASPREEASPALKRPRGQRRLLVVLEGASLETVKVGKTFELLNCDKHKALLLRSGRDPAEVRPDIAHQSLLMLMDSPLNRAGLLQVYIHTQKNVLIEVNPQTRIPRTFDRFCGLMVQLLHKLSVRAADGPQKLLKVIKNPVSDHLPVGCMKIGTSFAAPKVSDLRQLAPAADPVAIVVGAFAHGSVSVDYTEKMVSISNYPLSAALTCAKITTAFEEAWGVV; encoded by the exons ATGGCGTCGCCCCGGGAGGAGGCTTCGCCTGCGCTCAAGCGGCCCCGCGGGCAGCGgcggctgctggtggtgctggagggGGCGAGCCTGGAGACGGTGAAG GTGGGGAAGACGTTCGAGCTGCTCAACTGCGACAAGCACAAGGCGCTGCTGCTGCGGAGCGGCCGGGACCCCGCGGAGGTGCGGCCCGACATCGCCCACCAG AGCCTCCTGATGCTCATGGACAGCCCGCTGAACCGGGCTGGCCTCCTGCAGGTTTACATCCACACCCAGAAGAATGTTCTAATCGAAGTCAATCCCCAGACAAGAATCCCAAGAACTTTTGATCGGTTCTGTGGTCTCATGG TTCAGTTGCTGCACAAGCTCAGTGTCCGAGCAGCTGATGGGCCTCAGAAACTGCTGAAG GTCATTAAAAACCCAGTGAgtgatcacctccctgtgggCTGTATGAAGATAGGGACCTCTTTTGCAGCTCCCAAGGTGTCAGATCTGCGTCAgctggctcctgcagcagaCCCAGTTGCCATTGTTGTGGGAGCTTTTGCCCATGGTTCA GTCAGTGTTGACTACACAGAAAAAATGGTCTCTATCAGCAATTatcccctctctgctgccttgacCTGTGCTAAAATTACTACTGCCTTTGAGGAAGCTTGGGGAGTAGTGTGA
- the PHB2 gene encoding prohibitin-2, with the protein MAQNLKDLAGRLPAGPRGVGTALKLLLGAGALAYGVRESVFIVEGGQRAIFFNRIGGVQQDTILAEGLHFRIPWFQYPIIYDIRARPRKISSPTGSKDLQMVNISLRVLTRPNAAELPSMYQRLGLDYEERVLPSIVNEVLKSVVAKFNASQLITQRAQVSLLIRRELTERAKDFSLILDDVAITELSFSREYTAAVEAKQVAQQEAQRAQFLVEKAKQEQKQKIVQAEGEATAAKMLGEALSRNPGYIKLRKIRAAQNISKTIAGSQNRVYLTADNLVLNLQDEGFTR; encoded by the exons ATGGCGCAGAACCTGAAGGACCTGGCGGGGCGGCTGCCCGCCGGGCCCCGCGGCGTGGGCACTGccctcaagctgctgctgggcgcCGGCGCCCTGGCCTACGGCGTCCGCGAGTCTGTCTTCATCG TGGAGGGTGGCCAGAGAGCCATCTTCTTCAACCGCATCGGCGGCGTGCAGCAGGACACCATCCTCGCCGAGGGGCTCCACTTCAG GATCCCCTGGTTCCAGTACCCTATCATCTACGACATCCGGGCCAGGCCGCGCAAGATCTCCTCCCCCACGGGCTCCAAAG ACCTGCAGATGGTGAACATTTCGCTGCGCGTCCTCACACGCCCCAacgctgcagagctgcccagcatgTACCAGCGCCTGGGCCTGGACTACGAGGAGCGTGTGCTGCCTTCCATCGTTAATGAGGTGCTCAAGAGCGTGGTGGCCAAGTTTAACGCGTCACAGCTCATCACCCAGAGAGCCCAG gtgtctctgctcatcAGGCGAGAGCTGACGGAGCGAGCCAAGGACTTCAGCCTCATCCTGGACGATGTGGCCATCACAGAGCTGAGCTTCAGTCGTGAAtacacagcagctgtggaggcCAAGCAAGTGG cccagcaggaagCACAGCGTGCACAGTTTCTGGTGGAGAAGGCCAAGCAGGAACAGAAGCAGAAGATTGTTCAGGCTGAAGGGgaagccacagctgccaagaTG ctCGGTGAAGCTCTCAGCAGGAATCCAGGCTACATCAAGCTGCGCAAGATCCGAGCCGCTCAAAACATCTCCAAAACG ATTGCAGGCTCACAGAACCGTGTGTACCTCACAGCAGACAACTTGGTACTGAACCTGCAGGACGAGGGCTTCACCAGGTAA